The following are encoded in a window of Castanea sativa cultivar Marrone di Chiusa Pesio chromosome 5, ASM4071231v1 genomic DNA:
- the LOC142635832 gene encoding beta-galactosidase 6-like: MWTENYSGWFLAFGNAIAYRPVEDLAFAVARFFETGGTFQNYFMYFGGTNFGRTAGGPMAATSYDYDAPIDEYGYIRQPKWSHLRDLHKAIKLCEEYLISSDPIQVQLGTNLEAHIYSKTSNDCAAFLANLDISLDANVTFNGNLYFLPAWSVSILPDCKNVIFNTAKVVAQRNLQFISSAYASSVNELLRAPSAWCWYKEKVGNWSNNSFVESGLLEHIDTTKDTSDYLWYTTSINVEENIMPGKEKDYLLHIKSLGHAALVFVNKRLQGFGYGNREDAHFNLTKKITVHHGNNTLDVLSMMIGLQNYGPWFDVAGAGIYSVILSGLMDGKNDLSYGEWSYQVGLEGEYLGLDKISLANSSLWTQGTALPVNHSLIWCKVIFLAPKGKGPLALNLASMGKGQAWVNGQSMGRYWTAYLSPPTGCTDNCDYRGTFDQNTCLKDCGQPAQTLYHIPRTWVHPGENLLVLHEELGGDPSKISLLTRTGQEICAHVSEADPPPADSWKPNQEFNSQIPEVRLNCEQGWHINMINFASFGTPRGNCGTFSPGICHVNVTSIVQQACIGQERCAIPISTTKFGDPCPRVLKSLAIEALCSA, from the exons ATGTGGACAGAGAACTACAGTGGATG GTTCCTTGCATTTGGCAATGCAATTGCTTATCGACCTGTTGAGGACCTTGCTTTTGCTGTTGCACGGTTTTTTGAAACAGGAGGcacttttcaaaattattttatg TATTTTGGTGGGACCAACTTTGGACGAACGGCTGGTGGCCCTATGGCAGCAACAAGCTATGATTATGATGCTCCAATAGATGAATATG GTTATATTAGACAACCAAAGTGGAGTCACCTACGTGACTTGCACAAGGCCATAAAGCTCTGTGAAGAATATTTGATCAGCTCAGATCCAATTCAAGTGCAACTTGGCACTAATCTGGAG GCACATATCTACTCCAAAACTTCCAATGACTGTGCGGCCTTCCTTGCAAATTTAGACATCAGTTTGGATGCAAATGTCACATTTAATGGAAATTTGTACTTCCTTCCTGCTTGGTCAGTGAGCATCCTTCCAGATTGcaagaatgtcatttttaacaCAGCTAAG GTTGTTGCACAAAGAAATCTTCAATTTATATCATCTGCCTATGCCTCCAGTGTTAATGAGCTTTTACGGGCACCATCTGCATGGTGTTGGTATAAAGAAAAAGTGGGTAATTGGAGTAACAACTCATTTGTGGAGTCTGGTTTATTGGAGCATATAGATACAACAAAAGACACTAGTGATTATTTATGGTACACAACAAG TATCAATGTGGAAGAGAACATAATGCCGGGTAAAGAGAAAGATTATTTATTGCACATAAAGAGTTTGGGACATGCAGCTCTTGTTTTTGTAAACAAAAGGCTTCAAG GATTTGGATATGGTAATCGTGAGGATGCACACTTCAACCTCACCAAGAAAATTACTGTTCACCATGGAAACAATACTCTGGATGTTCTGAGTATGATGATTGGTCTACAG AACTATGGGCCGTGGTTTGATGTTGCGGGAGCAGGAATTTATTCTGTCATTCTTAGTGGCTTAATGGATGGCAAAAATGACCTGTCTTATGGAGAATGGTCCTATCAG GTGGGACTTGAAGGAGAATACCTTGGACTAGATAAAATTAGTCTTGCAAATAGTTCTTTGTGGACTCAGGGGACTGCTCTTCCAGTTAATCACAGTTTGATATGGTGCAAG GTTATCTTCCTTGCACCTAAAGGGAAGGGTCCCTTAGCCTTAAACCTTGCTAGCATGGGGAAGGGTCAAGCTTGGGTTAATGGTCAGAGCATGGGGCGATATTGGACCGCGTATCTCTCACCACCAACTGGCTGCACCGACAATTGTGATTATAGAGGAACTTTTGACCAAAATACATGCCTAAAGGACTGTGGTCAACCTGCTCAAACTCT GTACCATATCCCACGTACTTGGGTTCATCCTGGAGAGAACCTTCTAGTTCTTCATGAAGAGCTTGGTGGTGACCCTTCAAAGATTTCTTTGCTAACAAGAACTGGCCAAGAGATATGTGCACATGTATCAGAGGCTGATCCTCCGCCTGCTGACTCTTGGAAACCAAACCAAGAGTTCAACTCTCAAATCCCTGAAGTTCGACTAAATTGTGAACAAGGATGGCACATCAACATGATCAACTTTGCTAGCTTTGGAACTCCAAGGGGAAATTGTGGTACATTCAGTCCAGGGATTTGCCATGTAAACGTGACATCAATTGTTCAACAG GCTTGCATTGGACAGGAGAGGTGTGCAATCCCAATCTCCACTACCAAATTTGGTGACCCTTGCCCTCGAGTACTAAAAAGCTTAGCAATTGAAGCTCTTTGCAGTGCTTGA